The Heliorestis convoluta genome includes the window TTAGCTGTTGTACCTTTGCAACTGCTGGCTTATTATACAGCGGTTGTGCGCGGTTGTGACGTTGATAAGCCACGGAATTTGGCGAAAAGTGTGACGGTGGAGTAACATTGTTTCTACAAAAAACTACCTAATTGTACTTTGAAAAGTCCCTTGCATTGGTTAATAAATCAGTGCAGGGGATTTTTGCGTACTGTGATTCGGGGAAGCAATTAGTAGAAGTGTTTATTATAATGCCAGAATGGTATCGAATATATTGAAAAAAGGGGAAGACTATAATAGACTTCCCAAAACTGTAACAATCATCATTACAGGATATCGTCAATTTCTTGAAAGCAATGCCTATCGTCATCGGTTTCATTGGTGGGAAGATGAACAACCTATATTGCTGTCTGAACGACAAGAGATAATATTTTTAGATTTGGTCATGATTCGAAGATTATGTAACCGCGGTTTATTGGGAGACAAGAGAAAAAGCGATCGCAGTATTAAGTGGATGTTGTTTTTGCTAGCGAAAGAAAACAATGCCATAGCCAGGGAGGTAGAAGAAATGGGTCTGCATGATCCTACGTTAGAAAAAGCAATCCGTGATCTCGAAAGAATTAGTAGCGATCCGAAAGTTATTGCGGAATATGAAGCCCGTCTCAAATATGAGTATGATCAAGCGGCCATGAAGTGAGTGAGCAATCGTCTGTAATTAAGGAGAAGTTTAATCAAAAAGCGGACAAATATGATCGCGTGATGGCCCCGATGGAAAAGATGATGATGGCAAAATGGCGGACCCAATTGTTACGAAAAGCACAGGGGTTGGTTCTAGAAGCCGGGGTCGGGACGGGTGCTAACCTTCCTTATTATCCGGCGGGTGTAAAGGTGATTGCCGTTGATTTTAGCTCTAGAATGCTAGAATTGGCAGCAAAAAAACTTCCACAGACTAAAGCAGAAGTTGAATTGAAAGTGGCCGATATACAGGCGTTGACCTTTACTGACAATACTTTTGATACGGTTATAACGGCTTGTGTTTTTTGTACTGTGCCCGATCCGCTTCAAGGTTTTAGAGAACTTCGCAGAGTTACTAAACCAGATGGCAAACTGTACTTCCTCGAGCATGTCCGCAGTGAGAATGTTCTTTT containing:
- a CDS encoding PD-(D/E)XK nuclease family transposase; the encoded protein is MSRSVYYNARMVSNILKKGEDYNRLPKTVTIIITGYRQFLESNAYRHRFHWWEDEQPILLSERQEIIFLDLVMIRRLCNRGLLGDKRKSDRSIKWMLFLLAKENNAIAREVEEMGLHDPTLEKAIRDLERISSDPKVIAEYEARLKYEYDQAAMK
- a CDS encoding class I SAM-dependent methyltransferase, giving the protein MSEQSSVIKEKFNQKADKYDRVMAPMEKMMMAKWRTQLLRKAQGLVLEAGVGTGANLPYYPAGVKVIAVDFSSRMLELAAKKLPQTKAEVELKVADIQALTFTDNTFDTVITACVFCTVPDPLQGFRELRRVTKPDGKLYFLEHVRSENVLLGPVMDYLNPIVLRHMGSNINRRTEENIQRSGMKILQCDKLFGDIVKRLTVIPNK